The following are encoded together in the Natator depressus isolate rNatDep1 chromosome 10, rNatDep2.hap1, whole genome shotgun sequence genome:
- the SLC51B gene encoding organic solute transporter subunit beta, translated as MKSLWIILFLLVQGTQGFLIQNVKVKLCLQASTTDENLLLEDCNPTSEFQHWSWQDNSLINQGTRKCLSSDEANSVRSSPCESAAHANWECVNFMLHSVGSIRMYLTAEKNKATLANTKSPSSRWRVSRGQSVCDQKPAKAEGSRYFAMALTTAQMHDEVEGNPISGMSQEQLQETLWFFRTEDSSTWNYSILALSFVVLFLGLLLLGINIMANRNRKIILMCEQAAKPAEPEAKPPFVDLKEDNNLNPFTQDLLPKGQRPGEVLVQWKDGTLTALYAEKSEEDM; from the exons ATGAAGTCACTCTGGATAATCCTCTTTCTACTGGTGCAAG GCACACAGGGTTTTCTCATTCAAAACGTTAAAGTCAAGCTGTGTTTACAAGCCAGCACAACAGATGAGAATTTACTTTTAGAGGACTGTAATCCCACTTCAGAGTTCCAACACTGGTCTTGGCAAGACAATTCCTTGATCAATCAAGGCACCAGGAAATGTCTGTCTTCAGATGAAGCCAACAGCGTGCGGTCAAGTCCCTGTGAAAGTGCAGCACATGCAAACTGGGAGTGTGTTAATTTCATGCTGCACTCTGTGGGCAGCATCCGTATGTACCTGACTGCAGAAAAGAATAAAGCCACTCTGGCGAATACAAAAAGCCCAAGTTCCCGATGGCGAGTCAGTAGGGGGCAGAGCGTATGCGATCAGAAGCCAG CAAAGGCAGAGGGCAGTAGATATTTCGCTATGGCTCTTACCACCGCACAAATGCATGACGAGGTGGAAGGCAATCCCATTTCTGGAATGTCTCAAGAACAACTACAGGAGACGTTGTGGTTTTTCCGGACAGAAGATT CATCCACGTGGAATTATTCCATTCTAGCCCTGTCCTTTGTGGTTCTGTTTCTGGGCCTCCTTCTTCTGGGAATAAACATCATGGCAAACAG AAATAGGAAGATTATCCTCATGTGTGAACAAGCTGCCAAACCAGCTGAGCCGGAAGCCAAGCCACCCTTTGTggatttgaaggaagataatAACTTGAATCCTTTCACGCAAGATTTGCTGCCCAAAGGACAAAGACCAGGGGAGGTTTTGGTTCAGTGGAAGGATGGCACTCTTACAGCCCTGTATGCAGAGAAGTCTGAGGAGGACATGTAA